In Bacillus sp. SB49, a single window of DNA contains:
- a CDS encoding polysaccharide deacetylase family protein: protein MKKIWWLSCMIVFLTALSPVVILADNNVEEPDVLVVYSNETGEMDENQRKLDMLLTHFTKEIKIISVDEFKKSDLNGVTHLVYQGMKKHQLPKVWIRAVDEYEGKVAVFGYNQEQLGSRYRFAEANGEKTVHSFYLTQNENTKFNSSVQSIHSIKPGPGSDVLVKAVGGDHTHPMITKQENSYYIGVTNLMSDSSIPVGEVLHTFFNMDHEHQHPGYIRLEDVHPLVDPVKLRAVADVLIDRDIPFMIAVIPVYTNPDTGKQSHLSDYPEVLKTLKYMQNNGGSVVLHGYTHQYHATETGEGFEFWDVKNNTPIYKDAAEDTPLKIRADFSNAREYEAHREEQKDFERTYINRKLSQGIRELNSFGLKPLAFEAPHYTMSQNGYRTVSASFSTYVGQVQLSDKNWEVMDSVPYKSSPSFFHGMSLLPETSGYVDPDNEKSADEIAAKAEKQMFLRDGMVSFFYHPYLGPERLVEVLDKIDHLPVNWIDMNKEDAIVTSGDLTIEAVDGEVKTNQTIIASTTDTRLGFTYFLKTSAEKIMWSMVGTVIPVLIFFIAAAFLSKRRITKEERRRHIG from the coding sequence ATGAAAAAAATTTGGTGGCTGTCATGCATGATCGTTTTCCTGACCGCTTTATCTCCCGTCGTCATTCTGGCAGACAACAATGTTGAGGAGCCTGATGTCCTGGTTGTTTATTCGAATGAGACTGGAGAAATGGATGAAAACCAGCGGAAACTCGATATGCTTCTTACCCACTTTACAAAAGAAATAAAGATAATCAGTGTGGACGAATTTAAGAAAAGTGATTTAAACGGGGTCACTCATTTGGTCTACCAGGGAATGAAGAAGCACCAGCTTCCTAAGGTATGGATTCGTGCAGTGGATGAGTACGAGGGGAAGGTAGCTGTCTTCGGGTATAACCAGGAGCAATTGGGAAGCCGCTATCGTTTTGCAGAGGCGAACGGTGAAAAAACAGTCCACAGCTTTTACTTAACCCAGAACGAAAACACTAAGTTTAACAGTTCTGTTCAAAGCATTCACTCCATCAAACCAGGGCCGGGATCAGATGTCCTGGTAAAAGCGGTTGGAGGCGATCATACTCATCCCATGATTACAAAACAAGAGAACTCCTACTATATCGGGGTCACGAATTTGATGTCTGACTCCTCCATACCGGTCGGTGAAGTCCTCCATACCTTTTTCAACATGGATCATGAGCACCAACATCCAGGATATATTCGGCTGGAAGACGTCCATCCACTTGTTGACCCGGTTAAATTGAGAGCAGTTGCTGATGTTCTGATTGACAGAGATATTCCTTTTATGATTGCTGTCATTCCTGTCTACACAAATCCGGATACAGGGAAGCAATCCCACTTGTCTGATTATCCAGAAGTACTGAAGACATTAAAATACATGCAGAACAACGGCGGCTCTGTGGTTCTGCACGGATATACCCATCAGTACCATGCGACAGAAACAGGAGAAGGTTTTGAGTTCTGGGACGTGAAGAATAACACTCCGATTTATAAGGATGCAGCGGAAGATACACCCTTGAAAATCCGTGCTGACTTCTCTAATGCAAGAGAATACGAAGCACACAGGGAGGAGCAGAAAGACTTTGAACGTACGTATATAAACCGGAAGCTTTCACAAGGTATTCGTGAATTGAACAGCTTTGGATTAAAGCCACTAGCGTTCGAAGCTCCGCACTACACCATGTCACAGAACGGTTACCGGACCGTCTCTGCCTCCTTCTCCACCTATGTCGGACAGGTGCAGCTGAGCGATAAAAATTGGGAGGTCATGGACAGCGTTCCTTATAAATCGTCTCCCTCTTTCTTTCATGGGATGAGTCTCCTTCCAGAAACATCTGGATATGTAGATCCCGATAATGAAAAATCAGCAGATGAAATAGCCGCCAAAGCAGAGAAACAGATGTTTCTGCGGGATGGCATGGTTTCTTTTTTCTATCACCCCTATTTAGGGCCGGAACGCCTGGTGGAAGTACTGGATAAAATCGATCATCTCCCTGTAAATTGGATCGACATGAATAAAGAGGATGCAATCGTCACAAGTGGAGACTTAACTATCGAAGCAGTCGATGGGGAGGTCAAAACAAACCAAACTATTATCGCCTCTACGACTGATACAAGATTAGGATTCACCTACTTCTTGAAAACATCCGCAGAGAAAATTATGTGGAGTATGGTAGGCACCGTTATACCTGTCCTTATTTTCTTCATTGCTGCTGCATTTCTTTCCAAGAGAAGGATAACGAAAGAGGAAAGGAGGAGACACATTGGCTGA
- a CDS encoding glycosyltransferase family 2 protein, whose amino-acid sequence MADLLLYTSLFLIWIMLFYHMFLMQGGYLHFLQFRKTKAAWEKKQEEMPTVSILIPAHNEEIVIDETLHAMLRLQYPEGKLEVIVINDNSNDNTGNIVDTYAAAHPMIRAVHTKPPHAGKGKSGALNQGLKAATGDMIVVYDADNTPEPEAVYNLALGLMNDKKAGAVVGKFRVTNSNRNLLTRLINIETITFQWLAQAGRWFWFRMATIPGTNFAIRRSILEELGGWDEKALSEDTELSFRVYNLGYHIRFFPAAITWEQEPEHLKVWWKQRTRWARGNEYVILKYLLQFHRMKRKKIIIDLLYFLFTYLLFFSGVIVSHFLFIWNLFQDLNLSIGNVSIVLLVLGFLLFVTEVTLALSFEQGQLTWKNFFIVLFMYFSYSQLWIILVVYATYLETKRVLLKQEVTWYKTQRFKGKQHSEKHSA is encoded by the coding sequence TTGGCTGATTTGTTATTATACACCTCACTTTTTTTAATCTGGATCATGCTCTTCTATCACATGTTTCTCATGCAGGGAGGATACCTTCATTTTCTTCAATTTCGGAAGACAAAAGCAGCTTGGGAGAAGAAGCAGGAAGAAATGCCGACGGTGAGTATCCTGATTCCTGCTCATAATGAAGAAATTGTCATCGACGAGACGCTTCATGCGATGCTCCGGCTTCAATATCCAGAGGGAAAGCTTGAAGTTATCGTCATTAATGACAACTCGAACGATAACACAGGAAATATAGTAGATACTTACGCAGCAGCACATCCGATGATACGTGCTGTTCACACTAAGCCTCCTCATGCAGGTAAGGGAAAGTCAGGGGCTTTAAACCAAGGATTAAAGGCAGCGACCGGGGATATGATCGTGGTTTATGATGCAGATAACACTCCAGAACCTGAGGCGGTCTATAACTTGGCTCTCGGATTAATGAATGATAAGAAAGCTGGAGCCGTCGTCGGTAAGTTCCGTGTCACAAACAGCAATCGAAACCTTTTGACCAGACTTATTAATATAGAAACGATCACCTTCCAATGGCTCGCCCAGGCAGGGCGTTGGTTCTGGTTCCGGATGGCCACGATTCCAGGAACAAACTTTGCCATCCGCAGATCGATTCTGGAAGAACTGGGCGGGTGGGATGAGAAAGCCCTGTCCGAGGATACGGAACTCAGCTTTCGAGTATACAATCTTGGGTACCACATCCGCTTCTTCCCCGCTGCCATCACATGGGAGCAAGAACCAGAGCATCTGAAAGTATGGTGGAAACAGCGGACTAGATGGGCGCGCGGAAACGAATATGTGATCCTGAAGTACCTGCTGCAATTCCACCGTATGAAAAGAAAGAAAATCATTATTGATCTTCTGTATTTTCTTTTTACGTACCTTTTATTCTTCAGTGGTGTCATCGTCTCCCACTTTCTTTTCATCTGGAATCTTTTCCAGGACCTGAACTTGTCCATCGGAAATGTATCCATTGTACTGCTCGTTCTCGGATTCCTCTTATTTGTAACAGAAGTGACGCTTGCACTCAGCTTCGAACAGGGACAACTGACTTGGAAAAATTTCTTCATCGTCCTTTTCATGTATTTCTCATACTCCCAATTGTGGATCATTCTTGTTGTCTATGCCACATATCTTGAAACGAAGCGTGTTCTTCTCAAACAAGAAGTGACTTGGTACAAAACTCAGAGATTTAAAGGAAAACAGCATTCGGAGAAACATTCCGCATGA
- a CDS encoding glycosyl hydrolase family 8 has protein sequence MKKTTIGVLLMTCLAFGFFVFGSFSGHADNADTLRFIQRSMTNKNGTLATYLKDETGIDSDEVRGREALSESVGLYLLYTLETNDQKRFRKMYRILDDKFLMNDGFIYWKLSKNGKAEVMTNALVDDLRIMNALYLASERWSVPAYKKTADEIGKFIGDHLLRSDTLVDFYDRTNSHTPGSLTLSYLDPKSLDILLERGHISQESFDHMLGILRNLPEQNGFYPKSYGVKNGNFRFEEEVNMIDQLIVASNRAQHFGEDTTFTSFLLAEWQNNGVVYGRYDSKSKKPTVPYESPASYSLMIQYAIQIDNKELALLAYERMIQFRTNSREYRGAYSVTEGNTHIFDNLLPLLSIEQLKNKDWIS, from the coding sequence ATGAAGAAAACAACGATTGGAGTCTTGCTGATGACATGTCTTGCCTTCGGATTTTTTGTATTCGGTTCGTTCTCAGGTCACGCAGATAATGCAGATACTCTCCGTTTTATTCAGCGGTCGATGACCAATAAAAACGGGACGCTGGCCACCTACCTGAAAGATGAAACGGGAATTGACAGTGACGAAGTCCGTGGCCGGGAAGCGCTCTCGGAATCGGTGGGGCTGTATCTTCTCTATACTCTGGAAACGAACGATCAAAAACGCTTCCGTAAAATGTACCGCATTCTGGATGATAAATTTCTTATGAACGATGGATTCATTTATTGGAAGCTTTCCAAGAACGGCAAAGCGGAGGTCATGACTAATGCTTTAGTGGATGACCTTAGAATTATGAACGCCCTTTACCTTGCCTCCGAGAGATGGTCTGTTCCTGCTTATAAAAAAACGGCCGATGAAATCGGAAAATTCATCGGTGATCACCTGCTCCGCAGCGACACACTTGTAGACTTCTATGACCGCACAAACTCCCATACTCCTGGATCTTTGACTCTGTCTTACTTAGATCCAAAGAGTCTGGATATCTTATTGGAACGTGGGCATATCAGTCAGGAAAGCTTTGATCACATGTTAGGAATACTGCGCAACTTGCCGGAGCAAAACGGCTTTTATCCGAAATCCTATGGAGTGAAAAACGGGAATTTCCGCTTCGAGGAAGAAGTAAATATGATTGATCAGCTGATTGTAGCTTCCAACCGGGCGCAGCATTTTGGAGAAGACACCACCTTCACTTCTTTCCTCCTGGCTGAATGGCAAAATAACGGGGTCGTATATGGACGATATGACTCTAAGTCCAAAAAACCAACCGTCCCCTATGAGTCTCCTGCTTCCTACAGTTTAATGATTCAGTATGCTATTCAAATCGATAATAAAGAACTCGCCCTTCTCGCTTACGAACGGATGATTCAATTCCGAACCAATTCCCGGGAGTATCGAGGTGCTTATTCCGTAACAGAAGGCAACACGCACATCTTTGATAACCTTCTTCCACTGCTCTCCATTGAACAGTTAAAGAACAAAGACTGGATTTCCTAA